The DNA segment ATCTATAAATATTTGAAAGCAGACCGTATTACAGTAAGGCATTTCTAAGGTAAGATTGTCTCCGTTGATGGGGAATAGTCACCAACGCGATAGAAAGTTTTGGAAGCGATGTTGGTAAGCTACGATGGGTTTTACGCCCTTTGCGGTAAGGCATCGTCTTATATTGGGCAATAACCCGACCCTGCTTTCGTCAGCAACATAAATATTTATACACTGGCAGCCTGAAAGACGAAACTCCTTATTTTTAATGCCTTCTGGCGTGTTTGATAAGTTTTTTTAAAAGTATCAACCGCCGCTTCGTCCTTTTTGATATGGCTTTTTCTACCCACCTTGAGTTTTGTGCCAAAGTTTCGCTTCAGATACATCCTTACCGTATTGTATTGCTTTTCAATACCCAACTCCGACTTCAGCCACTGCTGTGCTTCTTTGTAGGTGCGCAACCCATTCTTGGGATCTTTTAGCTTTTGCGATATCCGCTCCTTGTCTGCTGTCTCGAGTTGGCTACGGAAATCACCACCTCTATTGTCCCTGAGCAATCCATCAAGTCCCTGCGATTGGTAAGTAGCTTTCCACCTGTTTATCGAACGCACAGAAGCCCCTGACTTGATGGCAAGAAGATGATTGTGGTGGATACCGCTTTGGATATTCATCAACATCTTTATTTTAGAAACGCCCTTCCTTTTGGCTTTTTTATGTAGCTGTTTTAGGTAATCTGCTGACTCTTTTATGATAAGTTCTATGGGTAATGACATAATTACCATACCATAATAACTATGCCAAATAGTTGTTTTAATGGTATAAAAATAATTAAAATTTTTTCTATCAATCATCAAGCGGCGCGAAAAAAACATGTTTGTCTTTGATGTGTTGAATTATACATCAGGATTTAGGCAGAGCAGATTTAGCAGCAGCCTTTTTATTTGATTTAGGCGGCGGCGTTGAGCTGTTTTCTTCGCTTGCAGGAAGAGTAGCAGCAGGTGTAGGTGGTGTAGGAGTATTTTTGATAAATAAAGCAGCAATGATATAAGTGGCGATGCTCAACGACAAGCCAAACCACCCAAAAAGAGCCAGATACAAAACTGACGACAACAAAATGCTATAAGCAAAGCGGTTATCTTTGAAAGAAAAATTTTTGAATTTCAGTGCCGGAATAGGAATTTCGCTTACGAGCAAATAGCTGAATAATGCCGTGAGCAGCAGCAGCAGCACCGGATTCAATAAATAATCTGCCAAAGCACTATTACTCCACGAAAGCCCCAGCAACCCGACAAAAAACAAAGTATTGGCGGGAGTGGGCACACCCAAAAAGCTGTTGGTTTGGCGAGTGTCTATATTAAATTTTGCCAAGCGCAACGCCGAAAATAAGCTAATCACAAAACCCGCGAAAGGCAGCAGCGAAGCAGCCGGCAACTGCGGGCTATTTTGCAGCAGCCACACAATAATAGCACCGGGCACCACCCCGAAAGTTACTACATCAGCCAAAGAATCCAACTGTTTGCCCAAATCGCTCTGCACGCCCAGCATACGCGCCACAAAGCCATCGGCAAAATCGGCGGCAGCAGCAATAGCAATAAAAATAACACTTAACCGTACATCACCTTTAAAAATATGATACAAAGCCAAGCAACCCATCATCAAATTGAGCAGGGTGAGTAAATTGGGAATATGTTGTCGCATGTTGTTGTATTTTCTCTACAAATTTTTTACAAAAAAACATTTTATCACATAGCGTATTGCTAGGTTCGTGCTTTTTATTTACGATTCATCAAATCTTCAATTTCTTCGGCTTCTATTGGTATATGCGCCATCAAATCCAAAGGTTCGCCATCGGTAACAAGCACATCATTTTCCAAACGAATGCCCAGCCCTTCTTCTTTGATATAAATACCCGGCTCGCAAGTAAATACCATACCGGGCTGCATGGGGCGATATTTATGTCCTACATCGTGCACATCTAATCCCAAAAAATGCGAAGTGCCGTGCATAAAATATTTTTTATAGGCAGGCCATTCGGGATTTTGTTGTTGTATATCGGCTTTGGAGAGCAAACCCAACTGCAATAATTCAGCCTCCATCATTTTGCCCACTTCGCGGTGATAATCATCTATAAGCGTGCCGGGGCGCAACAATGCAGTAGCTCCGTTTTTCACGCGCAACACCGCATCATATACAGCACGTTGGCGCGGCGAAAACCTGCCGTTTACAGGAATAGTACGCGATAAATCGGCGGCATAATTGGCATATTCCGCACCGAAATCCATCAACAAAATATCACCGTCTTGGCATACTTTGTTATTATCGGTATAATGCAGGCAGCAGGAATCTGCACCCGAAGCAATAATGCTTCCATAAGCCGGACCAGTGGCGCGGTGTCGCAAATACTCGTGCATAATTTCGGCTTCTATTTCGTATTCGGTTATGCCGGGTTTTACGAAACGAAGCACGCGATCAAAAGCCTTATCGGTAATATCAATAGCTCGGCGCATCAGGTCAATTTCAATATCACTTTTGATGGAACGGATTTGGTGCAAAACAGGAGCAGCGCGGCGAAAATTATGCAAAGGAAAACGCTTGCGCATTTCGCGGGCAAAGCGCAAATCTTTGTAAGGCACATCACTTTCGTAGCGGCTATGTTCGTTTAAGTTGAGGTAAATATGCTCGGCAAGATGCACCAATTCCGAAAAAACAGGCTCTAACTGGTTGAGCCACATTATTTTTTTTATCCCCGACACCTGCTGTGCTTGTTCTTTGGTATATTTGTGTCCTTCCCAAGTGGCGATATGTTCATTGGTTTCGCGCAAAAACAGCACTTCTTCAAAACCCTCTTTGGCGCAATCGGGAAATAATACGAGTATGCTTTTTTCTTGGTCAATGCCGGAAAGGTAAAAAATATCGGAATTTTGGCGAAAAGGGAAAGTTCCGTCGGCACTGCGCGGCATTTCGTCATTTGATAAAAAAACAGCGATGGAATTGGGCAACATCTGCGCCGCAAAACGCTTGCGGTTTTGTATAAATAATTCAGGAGAAATTGAATCGTATTTTTTCATTTTTGAAATGATTATTTTTAATAAAAAGCAAAGTTACGGTTTTTTCCTGCGTATAGATGTTGTAAGATGAGTAAAAAAACGATAAAATGCAATTCAAAAAGCTGTTTTTGTAATGAAAGAAACACCTTTGAGCAGCAAAAATGTTTTAAATTTGTGCGAACCTTATCATTCAACAACTTTCTGTTTTCATACAGCGTTTATACAATTTGTGATACCCTCCGAAAAACGCCTCTACTTTGCTTCCATGCTACTCAGTCGTAGCATTAATGGCTTTAAAAAAGCACATTGTTACGATTTTAAGCGGATTTTGGTAGTACGTTTAGACGAAATCGGCGATATGATTGTGTCGTTACCTGCTTTCGAAGCCTTGCGTCACCGCTATCCGAAGGCACATATTACTTTGTTGTGCAAGTCATTTGTAAAAAGTATAGTTGCGCCTACGCCCTATTTTGACCGCATTGTGGAGCAAGTAAGCGAACTAAATTCTTCTTCTTCTTATGATTTGATAGTGGAAATGCGCGGCACTTGGGAAACGCTCCATTTTGCACAACGCCATCGTCCGGACATTCGTTTGGACAGGGGTACAGTACGCTTCTACAACAAACTCTTCCAAAAGCAGCACCCGCACGAGGTATTTACGAATTTGCAAGTATTACAGCCTTTGTTCAAAACCCAACCGCTGCCTGCCGACCCGCAAATTCAGCTTTTTTATGCCCCCGAGCATCTTACCTGCGCCGAGCGTTTTTTGCAGCAGCATCGTATCGGGGAGTTTGCGGTGTTTCATATCGGAGCGCGAAAAGCCCTGCGCCGCTGGAGCATACAGCGTTTTGCCGAAGTAGCCGCATATTTGAAAAAAAACTA comes from the Sphingobacteriales bacterium genome and includes:
- a CDS encoding winged helix-turn-helix domain-containing protein, which produces MFFSRRLMIDRKNFNYFYTIKTTIWHSYYGMVIMSLPIELIIKESADYLKQLHKKAKRKGVSKIKMLMNIQSGIHHNHLLAIKSGASVRSINRWKATYQSQGLDGLLRDNRGGDFRSQLETADKERISQKLKDPKNGLRTYKEAQQWLKSELGIEKQYNTVRMYLKRNFGTKLKVGRKSHIKKDEAAVDTFKKTYQTRQKALKIRSFVFQAASV
- a CDS encoding aminopeptidase P N-terminal domain-containing protein — translated: MKKYDSISPELFIQNRKRFAAQMLPNSIAVFLSNDEMPRSADGTFPFRQNSDIFYLSGIDQEKSILVLFPDCAKEGFEEVLFLRETNEHIATWEGHKYTKEQAQQVSGIKKIMWLNQLEPVFSELVHLAEHIYLNLNEHSRYESDVPYKDLRFAREMRKRFPLHNFRRAAPVLHQIRSIKSDIEIDLMRRAIDITDKAFDRVLRFVKPGITEYEIEAEIMHEYLRHRATGPAYGSIIASGADSCCLHYTDNNKVCQDGDILLMDFGAEYANYAADLSRTIPVNGRFSPRQRAVYDAVLRVKNGATALLRPGTLIDDYHREVGKMMEAELLQLGLLSKADIQQQNPEWPAYKKYFMHGTSHFLGLDVHDVGHKYRPMQPGMVFTCEPGIYIKEEGLGIRLENDVLVTDGEPLDLMAHIPIEAEEIEDLMNRK
- a CDS encoding glycosyltransferase family 9 protein — encoded protein: MKETPLSSKNVLNLCEPYHSTTFCFHTAFIQFVIPSEKRLYFASMLLSRSINGFKKAHCYDFKRILVVRLDEIGDMIVSLPAFEALRHRYPKAHITLLCKSFVKSIVAPTPYFDRIVEQVSELNSSSSYDLIVEMRGTWETLHFAQRHRPDIRLDRGTVRFYNKLFQKQHPHEVFTNLQVLQPLFKTQPLPADPQIQLFYAPEHLTCAERFLQQHRIGEFAVFHIGARKALRRWSIQRFAEVAAYLKKNYHWYIVWVGDATEQSDIEAVRQLLDFETFSFAGVGGLMDYAALVRRAHLMLGNESGPMHIAAAAGAPTIGLFGPGEPHIFAPFGKKATFIHHKLHCNPCTQLHCVSPERTCMSLISVAEVLEKIRQLQTSLPQTPHFTTQSL
- the pssA gene encoding CDP-diacylglycerol--serine O-phosphatidyltransferase, producing the protein MRQHIPNLLTLLNLMMGCLALYHIFKGDVRLSVIFIAIAAAADFADGFVARMLGVQSDLGKQLDSLADVVTFGVVPGAIIVWLLQNSPQLPAASLLPFAGFVISLFSALRLAKFNIDTRQTNSFLGVPTPANTLFFVGLLGLSWSNSALADYLLNPVLLLLLTALFSYLLVSEIPIPALKFKNFSFKDNRFAYSILLSSVLYLALFGWFGLSLSIATYIIAALFIKNTPTPPTPAATLPASEENSSTPPPKSNKKAAAKSALPKS